The following coding sequences lie in one Niabella agricola genomic window:
- a CDS encoding phosphocholine-specific phospholipase C gives MPIDFSRRDFLKKTSLLAGGAGVFSVLPASIQKAMAINPAKGSTFEDAEHIVLLMQENRSFDHCFGALKGVRGFNDPRVLKLADGNPVWLQTDKEKKSYLPFRLDMQQTKITWMGGLPHSWKDQVDARNNGQYDQWLIAKRTGYKGFEGQPMTLGYYTREDIPFNYALADAFTVCDQHFCSSLTGTTPNRLYFWSGTLRKDGLAKSPALVRNEESDYSAESDWKTLPELLQEHDISWKVYQNELSLPSGLEGETEAWLSNFTDNPLEWFTRFRVRRSRKYEQYIAQRLAAFEKELPELEQKAMEQPDDQKIKRALNGLRERKKRYEAELERCRKELAEPLSSDQQALHNNAFATNDFDPDYHQTETIQYDDHGTSRKMQVPKSDVLANFRKDVKEGKLPAVSWLVAPQYFSDHPSAPWFGAWYVSEVLDILTHNEEIWKKTVFILTYDENDGYFDHVPPFTAPDFRNSATGAVSAGITGIDKEFVTLDDEIRLKGVTPANAREGAIGLGYRVPFVVASPWSRGGYVNSQVFDHTSVVQFIEQFASRKTGKKLQLPHLSDWRRAVCGDLSSVFRPYNGEAVKQPEFLERNAYLQRIDEARYRPIPQDVSPLSTDEIRAIRSNFSKTRKYFIQEKGLKPSSAIPYELYADAHLDANGRHLQLMMKAATGVFKERSMGSPFSLYAYLPYADTNGQKIVNRNWSFAVAAGEELQYQVPLSGFEGKDYHLALFGPNGFYRVIKGHSDEARLSIECRYGTGGGKRYGQVQLVIRNYSAQQQELIIRDNSYGQQELLRKLPPMATHKLALVLDKSFGWYDFSVFMKGDKNFERRFAGRVESGKESFSDPLLA, from the coding sequence ATGCCGATTGATTTTTCAAGAAGAGATTTTTTAAAAAAAACCAGTTTGCTGGCCGGCGGTGCCGGGGTGTTCTCCGTACTTCCTGCCTCCATCCAAAAAGCCATGGCTATTAACCCGGCCAAGGGCTCTACGTTTGAAGATGCCGAACATATTGTGCTGCTGATGCAGGAAAACCGCTCTTTCGATCATTGCTTTGGTGCCTTAAAAGGAGTGCGGGGCTTTAACGATCCACGCGTGCTGAAACTTGCCGATGGCAATCCTGTTTGGCTGCAGACAGATAAAGAAAAGAAGTCTTATCTCCCCTTTCGCCTGGACATGCAGCAAACAAAGATCACCTGGATGGGTGGTTTACCACATAGCTGGAAAGACCAGGTAGACGCGCGCAATAACGGACAGTACGACCAATGGCTGATCGCCAAAAGAACGGGCTATAAAGGTTTTGAAGGACAGCCCATGACCCTGGGTTATTATACCCGTGAAGACATCCCGTTTAATTATGCCCTGGCCGATGCATTTACCGTATGCGACCAGCATTTCTGCTCTTCGCTTACCGGTACCACACCCAACCGGTTATACTTTTGGTCGGGTACACTCCGTAAAGACGGGCTTGCCAAAAGCCCGGCACTGGTGCGGAATGAAGAATCGGATTATAGCGCAGAAAGCGACTGGAAGACCCTGCCGGAGCTGCTGCAGGAGCATGATATCTCCTGGAAAGTGTATCAAAATGAACTGAGCCTTCCTTCCGGTTTGGAAGGTGAGACAGAGGCCTGGCTGAGCAATTTTACAGACAACCCGCTGGAATGGTTTACCCGGTTCCGGGTACGCCGCTCGCGGAAGTATGAGCAATATATTGCACAGCGGCTGGCTGCCTTTGAAAAAGAACTGCCAGAACTGGAGCAAAAAGCCATGGAGCAGCCAGACGATCAAAAGATCAAACGAGCACTGAATGGATTGCGCGAACGCAAAAAGCGTTATGAGGCCGAACTGGAACGTTGCCGTAAAGAACTGGCCGAACCATTGAGCAGTGATCAGCAGGCCCTGCATAACAATGCTTTTGCCACCAATGATTTCGATCCCGACTATCATCAAACCGAAACCATTCAATACGATGATCATGGTACCTCGCGGAAAATGCAGGTTCCCAAATCGGATGTACTGGCCAATTTCCGAAAGGATGTAAAAGAAGGAAAACTGCCAGCCGTATCCTGGCTGGTAGCGCCGCAGTACTTTTCCGACCATCCTTCTGCGCCCTGGTTCGGCGCCTGGTATGTGTCGGAAGTGCTCGATATCCTTACACATAATGAAGAGATCTGGAAAAAGACGGTGTTTATACTCACCTATGATGAAAACGACGGCTATTTTGACCATGTTCCTCCCTTCACAGCACCGGACTTCCGGAATTCTGCCACAGGGGCCGTATCAGCGGGCATCACTGGTATCGACAAAGAATTTGTAACGCTCGATGATGAGATCCGGCTCAAAGGCGTAACCCCAGCCAATGCGCGGGAAGGCGCCATCGGTTTGGGTTACCGGGTGCCCTTTGTTGTAGCCAGTCCCTGGTCAAGGGGAGGCTATGTCAATTCGCAGGTCTTCGACCACACATCCGTAGTACAGTTCATCGAGCAGTTTGCCTCCCGAAAAACCGGTAAAAAACTGCAGCTCCCCCATCTTTCGGATTGGCGCCGGGCCGTATGCGGCGATCTTTCATCCGTATTCCGCCCCTATAACGGCGAAGCAGTAAAACAGCCGGAGTTCCTGGAACGGAATGCCTATCTCCAACGGATCGATGAAGCCCGCTACCGCCCTATCCCGCAGGACGTATCTCCCTTATCGACAGATGAGATCCGGGCCATTCGCAGTAACTTCAGTAAAACCCGGAAGTATTTCATACAGGAAAAGGGATTGAAGCCGTCCAGCGCCATTCCCTATGAACTGTATGCAGACGCCCATTTAGATGCCAACGGCCGGCATCTGCAACTAATGATGAAAGCGGCAACCGGTGTTTTCAAAGAGCGGTCCATGGGCAGCCCCTTCTCCCTGTATGCCTACCTTCCCTACGCAGATACTAACGGGCAAAAGATCGTTAATCGCAACTGGTCCTTTGCCGTGGCCGCAGGAGAAGAGTTGCAGTACCAGGTGCCCCTGAGCGGCTTTGAAGGAAAGGACTATCATCTGGCACTGTTTGGTCCTAACGGCTTTTACCGTGTAATCAAGGGCCACAGCGATGAAGCCCGGCTTTCTATTGAATGCAGGTATGGTACCGGTGGCGGAAAGCGATACGGACAGGTACAACTGGTCATCCGCAATTACTCAGCGCAACAGCAGGAACTTATTATCAGGGATAACAGTTACGGGCAACAAGAGCTTTTACGAAAGCTACCGCCGATGGCAACCCACAAACTGGCGCTGGTGCTGGATAAAAGCTTTGGCTGGTACGATTTTTCTGTTTTCATGAAAGGAGATAAGAATTTTGAAAGGAGATTTGCAGGGCGTGTAGAAAGCGGAAAGGAATCCTTCAGCGATCCGCTGCTCGCATAG
- a CDS encoding N-acyl-D-amino-acid deacylase family protein, with translation MFNKIALLTIGLLGTLPALAQPACDILIRNGKIMNGTGNNWFYGDIAVAGGKILAIGKNLNYHAATTIGAEGLVVAPGFIDVHTHIEGDEDKDPLAQSFIYDGVTTVVAGNCGSSNLDIGRYFRWLDSLKLSINVASLIGHNDVRKAVLGRANRRPSAEELKKMEMLTMQAMKDGAVGLSTGLIYIPGTYAHSDELIALAKVAAQYNGVYATHMRSEGNQVADAIREALQIGREAAIPVEISHFKLSGQQNWGRSKETVAMVQNARLEGIDVTIDQYPYTASSTSISTLLPGEVLADGQDSVRARLQRPEIRNYVIADMLKSLKQRKLKHFSYAVVAYYKPDTSYNGKSIEQINRMKGRKHKAREEALTVIDIMMNGGASAVFHGMSEADVKYIMKYPYNMFASDASIRIMNAGMPHPRGYGTNARVLGKYVRDERVLSLEEAIRRMTSLPAQKFNLSDRGLLKEGMAADIVIFDPEKVQDLATFEKPHAYSTGFQYVLVNGKITVKEGKHTGARAGIPLRHTY, from the coding sequence ATGTTCAACAAAATAGCACTGCTGACGATCGGCCTGCTGGGTACATTACCAGCGCTGGCTCAACCCGCCTGCGACATACTCATCCGGAACGGAAAGATCATGAATGGTACCGGCAACAACTGGTTTTACGGAGATATTGCGGTTGCTGGTGGAAAGATCCTGGCCATTGGCAAAAACCTCAACTATCACGCAGCCACTACCATCGGGGCAGAAGGACTTGTGGTAGCACCCGGATTCATCGACGTGCATACCCATATCGAAGGCGATGAAGACAAGGATCCCCTGGCACAGAGCTTTATCTACGACGGGGTTACCACCGTGGTTGCCGGAAACTGCGGTTCCTCCAACCTGGATATCGGCCGGTATTTTCGTTGGCTCGATTCCCTCAAACTCTCCATCAACGTGGCCTCTCTTATCGGGCATAATGATGTGCGAAAAGCAGTATTGGGTCGTGCCAACCGCCGGCCATCCGCGGAAGAGCTTAAAAAAATGGAAATGCTGACCATGCAGGCGATGAAGGATGGAGCGGTGGGATTGTCTACCGGCCTCATCTACATACCAGGCACCTATGCACACTCCGATGAGCTCATCGCATTGGCAAAGGTGGCCGCCCAATACAATGGCGTTTATGCCACTCATATGCGTAGTGAAGGCAACCAGGTAGCCGATGCCATCCGGGAAGCATTGCAGATCGGACGCGAAGCTGCAATCCCCGTAGAGATCTCCCATTTTAAACTCAGCGGTCAGCAAAACTGGGGGCGCAGCAAGGAAACCGTGGCCATGGTGCAAAACGCACGGCTGGAAGGGATTGATGTAACCATTGACCAATACCCGTACACCGCCAGCAGCACGTCCATCAGTACCTTGTTGCCTGGCGAAGTGCTGGCAGACGGCCAGGATAGTGTGCGTGCGCGCCTGCAGCGGCCGGAGATCCGCAACTATGTGATCGCCGATATGCTGAAAAGTCTCAAACAACGAAAATTAAAACATTTTAGTTACGCCGTAGTGGCCTATTACAAACCCGATACCAGCTATAACGGAAAAAGCATCGAGCAGATCAACCGGATGAAAGGCCGGAAACACAAGGCCCGGGAGGAAGCGTTAACGGTGATCGATATTATGATGAACGGAGGTGCCAGCGCCGTTTTTCACGGCATGAGCGAAGCGGATGTCAAATACATCATGAAGTATCCGTATAATATGTTTGCCAGCGATGCGTCCATCCGCATCATGAATGCCGGCATGCCCCATCCCCGCGGCTACGGCACCAATGCCCGGGTGCTGGGCAAATATGTACGGGATGAACGCGTGCTCTCCTTAGAAGAAGCTATCCGCCGCATGACCTCCCTGCCCGCACAAAAATTCAACCTTTCCGATCGCGGGCTGCTCAAAGAAGGTATGGCCGCCGACATCGTGATCTTCGATCCTGAAAAAGTGCAGGACCTCGCCACTTTTGAAAAACCCCATGCCTATTCCACTGGATTTCAATATGTGCTGGTGAATGGGAAGATCACCGTAAAAGAAGGAAAACATACGGGAGCGAGGGCGGGGATACCGCTGAGACATACTTATTAA
- a CDS encoding SusD/RagB family nutrient-binding outer membrane lipoprotein produces the protein MKMNHTLFATIFFLMLFGCTKKFDAINTNPNASLDSRADWLATSMITSITSSDISSTKSFMQPFMLGKYILWSENQESYQYNALGQAGFGRITVLRNVDPMLKYAQTLGDPAISASYQGLAHFLRAWQFFQLTMQVGDIPYSQALKGESEKIIKPAYDAQKTVFIGILNELDQADEAFSKGKNFSGDFIYNGDVTKWRKLANSFQLHVLMNLYKKTNDNELNVIQRFKTVSARPLMQSYTDNFAVTYIDTKGYSYPWSKTSKQNNSFTIYPMVSSTLIDSLKAKNDRRLFYYAEPSDSLKKKGFTADNFNAYLGIEPSDAYSKTTTSRSNGAFSDVNKRYVDLYNAEPVSLFSHWELQFILAEATVRGWISGTSAQSYYAAGIQSSMNFLSNFTPSNYNHGVVMDANYIATYPTTVALSGSAENQIKQIITQKYMAGFLQGADYNAWYEFRRTGYPVFKLNSNTNLNTPSSQFPVRWTYPQTELDNNADNYKAAIQSQYGGVDDVNQVMWLLK, from the coding sequence ATGAAAATGAATCATACATTATTTGCAACCATCTTTTTTTTAATGCTTTTTGGCTGTACAAAAAAGTTTGATGCAATCAATACGAACCCCAATGCCTCGCTGGACTCAAGAGCAGACTGGCTGGCCACATCAATGATTACTTCTATTACTTCAAGTGATATCAGCAGCACCAAAAGTTTTATGCAGCCGTTTATGCTGGGGAAATATATCCTGTGGTCAGAGAATCAGGAATCGTATCAATACAATGCTTTAGGCCAGGCAGGGTTTGGTAGAATTACTGTGTTAAGAAATGTGGACCCCATGCTTAAATATGCGCAAACATTGGGCGACCCGGCCATATCCGCCTCCTACCAGGGTCTGGCTCATTTTCTGCGCGCCTGGCAGTTTTTTCAATTGACCATGCAGGTGGGCGATATCCCTTATTCCCAGGCATTAAAAGGAGAGTCGGAAAAAATTATAAAGCCTGCTTACGATGCGCAAAAAACGGTGTTCATCGGCATTTTAAATGAACTGGACCAGGCAGACGAAGCTTTCTCCAAGGGGAAAAATTTTTCGGGAGATTTTATTTACAATGGCGATGTAACCAAATGGCGGAAACTGGCCAACAGCTTCCAGCTGCACGTGTTGATGAATTTGTATAAGAAAACAAATGACAATGAGCTGAATGTTATTCAACGATTCAAAACAGTTTCGGCACGTCCTTTAATGCAGAGTTATACCGATAATTTTGCCGTTACCTACATCGATACCAAGGGATACAGTTACCCCTGGAGTAAAACCTCAAAACAAAATAACAGTTTTACCATTTACCCAATGGTATCTTCAACCCTCATCGATTCACTGAAGGCTAAGAATGACCGGAGGCTATTTTATTATGCAGAGCCTTCTGATTCTTTAAAAAAGAAAGGTTTCACCGCCGACAATTTTAATGCCTACCTGGGTATTGAGCCTTCTGATGCTTATTCCAAAACAACCACAAGCCGTTCCAACGGTGCGTTTTCAGACGTGAATAAACGTTACGTGGATCTGTATAATGCTGAGCCGGTAAGTCTGTTCAGCCACTGGGAGTTACAGTTTATACTGGCTGAGGCTACCGTCAGAGGCTGGATCAGCGGCACATCTGCGCAAAGCTATTATGCAGCGGGTATCCAAAGTTCCATGAATTTCTTATCGAACTTTACCCCTTCGAACTATAATCACGGAGTGGTAATGGATGCCAACTATATTGCTACCTATCCCACAACGGTAGCACTAAGCGGCAGTGCCGAAAACCAGATCAAACAGATCATTACTCAAAAGTATATGGCCGGCTTCCTGCAGGGGGCAGATTATAATGCATGGTATGAATTTAGAAGAACAGGATACCCGGTATTTAAACTCAATTCCAATACGAATTTAAATACACCCAGCAGCCAGTTCCCGGTTAGATGGACCTATCCGCAAACTGAATTAGACAACAATGCTGATAATTACAAAGCGGCGATCCAGTCTCAATACGGTGGCGTGGACGATGTAAACCAGGTGATGTGGCTGCTGAAATAG
- a CDS encoding SusC/RagA family TonB-linked outer membrane protein yields the protein MKLCLALMLATASQVAASSGYGQESVSLQLENARLSTILKTIQKKTDYRFVFSNKLVDETGMVNIKVQNTPVLSLLPRILNGTGLEYQQMSDNLIVIREKADIKKDILVKGTVTNAKGEPVSGATVSSNKGKATITNDKGEYSIEVDEFDELTFSYVGYTSQVIKVNSQQTINVVFEEANRALEEVVVTALGIKRQEKALGYATQKVGGTAVQTVKGVDLGTSLTGMVSGLVVKNSTEFNKTPAVQLRGESPLLVINGVPYGNMSLRDIPTDDIESIDVLKGATASALYGSRGGAGAIMITTKQGKGKRFAIDINSNNMFALGYVSIPKVQTSYGHGLDGKIATDYVWGPKLDVGDSAMQWNPITKKTEMMPLVSSGRNNLKNFLETGIISNNNISVTQSGENGFFRAGLNYIYNKGEWPNATLKIINSTMSGQMKLGKKFDLNASMGYTWEQSPQNIGGGYGDQGYLYQLLMWTGPDYDLRQYRDYWVTPNLKQNWLYDAWYDNPYLIAYEKLLGSQNNKLNASLTANYNFNQNLKLMFRTGYDYYSNEITQRNPANINSDRGGFVAAGLFRNNLDWGFSTNNDLILTYDKTFGKFGVNALAGGSIYYYVDRSQGASTVNGLSIPGWYSLANAAPSTTAGVNSISNSYSNYRKQTNGLYGKASFSYDNGIYLDITGRNDWASTQQASQRSYFYPSAGLSFILSRYLALPDWVDLLKLRGSWTISKSVLGVYSTNRTFSSGTSFGLISNSYPSNLLGDNLLPSTNRTWEMGLASYLFKSRLHVDATYFAKLYYNRQVSASVSGASGFTSTLVNTKETYARRGMEITVDGDVIKTGNFKWHSTINWSFDHRYWVDLDSVYSTDDNWHKKGTRLDVYTTNEWARDPNGDYINVGGKPIKNPYATQIGYGDPNYSFGFINEFSLGNLIFGINIDGRIGGLMYNYIWDKMFDTGSNPETDNQFRYNQVVNKDNTFTAPGVKIVSGKASYDKYGNLISDTRTYAPNDVAIGYQTYARNFRGGNYGIMSESFVKLRQVSIGYNIPQNAIKSIRGLKSASVSVTGQNLILITKFKFSDPDRDTEDLNAPSQRMVGFNIKLGF from the coding sequence ATGAAATTATGTCTTGCCCTGATGCTGGCGACGGCATCTCAGGTTGCGGCTTCTTCCGGCTACGGCCAGGAATCGGTTTCACTCCAGCTGGAAAATGCCCGGCTGTCGACCATTTTAAAGACCATTCAGAAAAAGACTGACTACCGTTTCGTGTTCAGCAACAAGCTTGTTGACGAAACCGGTATGGTAAATATTAAGGTACAAAATACGCCTGTGCTTTCCTTGCTGCCCAGGATTCTTAATGGAACAGGGCTCGAATATCAGCAAATGAGCGATAATTTGATCGTGATCCGTGAAAAAGCCGATATCAAAAAAGACATCCTGGTTAAAGGAACAGTAACCAACGCCAAAGGGGAACCGGTTTCCGGAGCTACTGTTTCCTCCAACAAGGGCAAGGCCACCATTACCAACGATAAAGGAGAGTACAGCATTGAGGTAGACGAGTTTGACGAGCTTACCTTCAGTTATGTAGGCTATACATCCCAGGTGATAAAAGTAAACAGTCAGCAAACCATCAACGTGGTTTTTGAAGAAGCCAACCGTGCCCTGGAAGAAGTAGTGGTAACCGCGCTGGGTATTAAACGGCAGGAAAAAGCCCTGGGTTATGCCACGCAAAAAGTAGGCGGCACCGCTGTTCAAACCGTAAAAGGCGTGGACCTGGGAACATCGCTGACGGGTATGGTTTCCGGTTTGGTTGTCAAAAACTCTACTGAATTTAATAAAACACCAGCCGTTCAGTTAAGAGGTGAATCTCCCCTCCTTGTTATCAATGGCGTACCCTACGGAAATATGTCATTAAGGGATATTCCGACAGACGATATTGAAAGTATCGATGTATTAAAAGGGGCAACGGCCTCTGCTTTATATGGAAGCCGGGGAGGAGCGGGCGCCATCATGATCACTACCAAACAAGGAAAGGGAAAACGATTTGCAATTGACATTAACTCCAACAATATGTTCGCCCTTGGCTATGTATCGATCCCCAAGGTTCAAACCTCTTACGGACATGGACTTGATGGAAAAATTGCCACAGACTATGTATGGGGACCAAAACTGGACGTTGGAGACAGTGCCATGCAGTGGAACCCAATTACAAAAAAAACTGAAATGATGCCGCTGGTTTCGAGTGGCCGGAACAACCTGAAAAATTTCCTGGAAACCGGTATTATCAGCAATAACAACATCAGTGTAACACAAAGCGGAGAGAATGGCTTCTTCAGAGCCGGCTTAAATTATATTTATAACAAAGGGGAATGGCCAAACGCAACGCTTAAGATCATCAACTCTACCATGAGCGGCCAGATGAAGCTGGGCAAAAAATTTGACCTTAATGCATCGATGGGATACACCTGGGAGCAATCACCGCAAAATATCGGTGGCGGCTACGGTGATCAGGGTTATTTATATCAACTGCTGATGTGGACCGGGCCCGATTACGACCTCAGACAATACAGAGACTACTGGGTAACACCTAACTTAAAACAAAACTGGTTATATGACGCCTGGTATGATAACCCCTATTTAATTGCCTATGAGAAGCTGCTCGGAAGTCAAAATAACAAATTAAACGCCAGCCTTACGGCCAATTATAACTTTAACCAGAACCTTAAGTTGATGTTCCGGACCGGGTATGACTATTACAGCAACGAGATCACCCAGCGCAATCCGGCAAATATCAATTCAGACAGAGGTGGATTCGTAGCTGCCGGGCTATTCAGAAATAACCTGGATTGGGGATTTAGCACCAACAACGATCTGATACTCACCTACGATAAGACTTTTGGAAAGTTTGGCGTAAATGCATTAGCGGGCGGAAGCATTTATTATTATGTTGACCGGTCTCAGGGGGCATCTACCGTTAATGGCTTAAGCATTCCCGGCTGGTACTCGCTGGCCAATGCAGCCCCTTCTACCACTGCAGGCGTAAACTCAATAAGCAATAGCTATTCCAACTACCGGAAACAAACCAACGGTCTGTATGGTAAAGCATCGTTTTCCTACGATAATGGTATTTACCTGGACATTACAGGTAGAAATGACTGGGCCTCTACACAACAGGCTTCCCAGCGTTCCTATTTTTACCCATCTGCTGGGCTTAGTTTCATCTTATCGAGATACCTGGCGTTACCAGATTGGGTAGACCTTTTAAAGCTGCGCGGCTCGTGGACAATCAGCAAAAGCGTATTGGGCGTTTATAGTACGAACAGAACCTTTTCATCAGGAACCAGCTTTGGTTTGATATCCAACAGCTATCCATCCAACCTGCTAGGGGACAACCTGCTGCCCAGTACGAACAGAACCTGGGAAATGGGACTTGCCTCTTATTTGTTTAAGAGCAGACTACACGTAGATGCAACATACTTTGCTAAACTGTATTATAACCGCCAGGTTTCTGCCTCCGTTTCCGGGGCTTCGGGATTCACCTCAACCCTGGTAAATACAAAAGAAACCTATGCCCGGCGCGGAATGGAAATTACTGTGGACGGCGACGTAATCAAAACCGGGAATTTCAAATGGCATTCTACCATCAACTGGTCATTTGATCACCGGTATTGGGTAGATCTGGATTCTGTTTATTCAACAGATGATAACTGGCACAAAAAAGGTACACGTCTGGATGTGTATACTACCAATGAATGGGCCAGGGACCCTAATGGTGATTACATCAATGTAGGCGGTAAGCCCATTAAAAACCCTTATGCTACGCAAATAGGCTACGGAGATCCCAATTACTCCTTCGGCTTTATTAATGAGTTCAGCCTGGGGAACCTTATATTCGGAATCAATATCGATGGACGGATCGGTGGTTTGATGTACAATTACATCTGGGATAAAATGTTTGACACCGGCTCCAACCCCGAAACAGATAACCAGTTCCGCTACAACCAGGTAGTAAACAAGGACAATACATTTACCGCTCCCGGTGTAAAAATCGTATCGGGAAAAGCCAGCTATGACAAGTACGGCAACCTCATCAGCGATACGCGCACCTATGCGCCCAATGATGTTGCTATCGGTTATCAAACGTATGCCCGTAATTTCAGAGGAGGTAATTATGGTATAATGAGCGAATCTTTTGTAAAACTACGCCAGGTATCCATTGGTTATAACATTCCTCAAAATGCAATCAAATCGATCCGCGGCTTAAAGTCGGCTTCTGTATCTGTAACAGGTCAGAACCTTATATTGATCACCAAGTTTAAATTCTCTGATCCTGACCGGGATACGGAAGATCTGAACGCACCGTCCCAGAGAATGGTAGGCTTTAACATTAAACTTGGATTTTAA